The genomic segment CTTTGCTAGCTCCTTTCACCAATCCTGCAATATCGACAAATTCAATGGTGGTCGGCACAGTTTTTTTTGGTTGATAAATTTCAGTCAACCTCTCTAAACGGTAGTCAGGAACTGGAACAACACCCACGTTGGGATCAATGGTACAGAAAGGATAATTTTCTGCACTGACACTGGCTCCCGTTAATGCATTAAAAAGGGTTGACTTGCCTACATTAGGCAATCCAACTAGCCCAATACGAACTGCCATCCCTTTCACCTCCTTAACTATCTTCCTCTATTCTTCCTATTATCTTTTTTACTGATTTTTCAAATTTCCGGCGCGGAATCAATACCACCCGGTCGCAACCCAGGCAGCGAATCCGAATATCCATACCCACTCTAATAATCTCCCATTGATCACTACCGCAGGGATGTTTCTTTTTGAGTTGAGCAATATCACCCAGATGCAGTTCCAACCGACGACACCTCCCGTAAAAATTAATTTTTAAAAGAATATTCATGGCTATACTGCAAAAAGCTAATTTTGAGAGATATAGAAATTTTTCGATAAACCATCTTAGCGAGATTGAATTCAAAATAAGGTCTCATTCCAAGAGGTGATGAGCTAATCAAGGGCCAGAAGGGCCCTTTGCTTAGGAAGTCTTATTTCGATTGAAATCAAGCTTTAGATGGTTCGAAAAATTTCTCCTTAAGCGAAAAATTAGCTTTTTGTAATATAATCAGAGTATTCATTCATCCCATCAGAATTTTTCTCTCCCAAATCCTCCTTAATATAAATAACACGTTTTGGATAAGGAATTTCAATACCCTCTACATCAAAGGTTTTTTTAATCAACCGTTTAAGCTCTCTTTCTACACTCCACTGTTCCATCGGCACAGTCCGGGCCAGAATGCGAATTAAAACTGCAAAATCACCCAATTCCTGAACTCCCAAAACTTTCGGCCCTTCTACAATCCTCTCTTTATTTTCACTGGCATACTTTTCACAAAGTTTC from the Anoxybacter fermentans genome contains:
- a CDS encoding DUF951 domain-containing protein, which produces MELHLGDIAQLKKKHPCGSDQWEIIRVGMDIRIRCLGCDRVVLIPRRKFEKSVKKIIGRIEEDS